One window of Nocardia nova SH22a genomic DNA carries:
- a CDS encoding aldehyde dehydrogenase family protein: MSTTESTAESSAAAATASASAPATELTSVNPATGEVIATHPIADEAAVHAAVAEARAAAPVWSSLGFAARKRALLRWSSRLVARADEFCDLIHAENGKPRDDAYLELMLALEHIAWAAKHAEKVLKPKKVSPGALMSNFSASIEQRPLGVIGVIGPWNYPVYTPNGSLAYALAAGNTVVFKPSEFSTSIGNFVARAFADANPELPGGVFVAINGYGATGAALVKAGVDKVAFTGSAATGKKIMAAAADTLTPVLLECGGKDAVIVAPDADVAAAADAVAYGATMNSGQTCAGVERVYVHKSIREPFLAEVKKVLADVHAGSDAKASYGPMTMPSQIDIVRRHIESALASGGTAVVGGPDSVHAPYIEPVVLVDVDEDSDAVCEETFGPTVTIRTVDSVDEAVELANKSKYGLGSAVYSRKHGLEIARRLRAGATSVNSVLGFAAIAALPFGGEGDSGIGRIHGEPGLLEFTSPHSIAVQRFAIPGMALMSYKRTESTMKLLRRMVPLLHGRNK; encoded by the coding sequence ATGTCCACCACCGAGTCCACCGCTGAGTCCTCCGCCGCCGCGGCGACGGCATCCGCATCTGCCCCGGCCACCGAGCTCACCTCGGTGAATCCCGCCACCGGCGAGGTCATCGCCACCCACCCCATCGCCGACGAAGCGGCGGTTCACGCGGCGGTCGCCGAGGCCCGCGCGGCCGCGCCCGTGTGGAGCAGCCTCGGCTTCGCCGCCCGCAAGCGCGCCCTGCTGCGCTGGTCGAGCCGCCTGGTCGCCCGCGCCGACGAATTCTGCGATCTGATCCACGCCGAGAACGGCAAACCGCGCGACGACGCCTACCTGGAACTGATGCTGGCGCTGGAGCACATCGCCTGGGCGGCCAAGCACGCCGAGAAGGTGCTCAAGCCCAAGAAGGTCTCCCCCGGCGCCCTGATGTCGAACTTCTCGGCCTCCATCGAACAGCGCCCGCTCGGCGTGATCGGTGTGATCGGGCCGTGGAACTACCCGGTGTACACGCCCAACGGTTCCCTGGCCTACGCGCTGGCCGCGGGCAACACCGTCGTGTTCAAGCCGAGTGAGTTCTCGACCAGCATCGGCAATTTCGTCGCCCGCGCCTTCGCCGACGCCAATCCCGAACTGCCCGGCGGCGTCTTCGTCGCGATCAACGGTTACGGCGCCACCGGCGCCGCGCTGGTCAAGGCGGGTGTCGACAAGGTCGCCTTCACCGGCTCCGCGGCGACCGGCAAGAAGATCATGGCCGCCGCGGCCGACACACTCACTCCGGTGCTCCTGGAATGCGGTGGCAAGGACGCGGTCATCGTCGCTCCCGACGCCGATGTGGCGGCCGCCGCCGACGCGGTCGCCTACGGCGCGACCATGAACAGCGGCCAGACCTGCGCCGGTGTCGAGCGGGTGTATGTCCACAAGTCGATCCGCGAACCGTTCCTCGCCGAGGTGAAGAAGGTCCTGGCGGATGTGCACGCGGGCTCCGACGCCAAGGCCTCCTACGGCCCGATGACCATGCCGTCGCAGATCGACATCGTGCGTCGCCATATCGAATCGGCCCTGGCCAGCGGCGGCACCGCGGTCGTGGGCGGCCCGGATTCGGTGCACGCGCCCTATATCGAGCCGGTGGTGCTGGTCGATGTCGACGAGGACTCGGACGCGGTCTGCGAGGAGACCTTCGGCCCGACGGTCACCATCCGCACCGTCGACAGTGTCGACGAGGCCGTAGAGCTGGCGAACAAGTCCAAGTACGGGCTGGGATCGGCGGTCTACTCGCGCAAGCACGGCCTCGAGATCGCCCGCCGTCTGCGCGCCGGTGCGACCTCGGTGAACTCCGTCCTCGGCTTCGCCGCGATCGCGGCCCTGCCGTTCGGTGGTGAGGGCGATTCCGGAATCGGCCGCATCCACGGTGAACCCGGCCTGCTGGAGTTCACCAGCCCGCACTC